TTAAGCGAAGAGGGAATCTATGACCTATATTTGACAATGAATGGAGTAACAGAGATATATCGCGGTAAGATCCAAATTTCACCAGCAGAGGTAGGAGCATTGCCACAAATAAATCAAATAAAGATCAATGGAGAAGAAGTAAATACAGATGAAATTATTTGTTTAGGAACGCCTAAGGAGATAACAATTTCATATACAGGATCAGAATCAACAACAATTGCCCCTTCTCGAGGTTTAGCTCTTTGTGAAAAAGCATTTGGTATCCCAACCGAGCAACTTGGTTTTAATGATTATACTCCATTTACTTTGACATTCTGGATTAATTTTAATAGTTTTAATCATGAACAAGATGGAACTCAATTTTTGAATATACGCTCTGCAGCTGATAGTTGGCCTGCAAGTGACTGGGGTTACATTTGGAGTACGATTACAGTTCAAGATCAAAGAGATGATGCAGGTAACAACAAGTATAACGAAGGAAACTTGATGTTCCATTATCGTAATTCAAACTATGTAGGAGTTCCTGTTCCAACATCAACAGAGTTCGTATTTAAACCTCAAACATGGTATCACGTTGCTATGATTTGTGGTTACGAAAATACAAGAAGAACATTCTCTTTGTATATTAATGGTAAACTTGTAGGAGGAGAGGTTGCTGAGGAAGCATTGTATCCATGGAAATCATCAAACGTAATTATGATTGGTGGACGTGCATTTAATCGTGCTGCAATTGATGGTACTCTTGATGAGGTTCGTTTGTATAAGAAAGCTCTTACAGCTTCTGAGGTTAAAGGGTCAATGCAACATCAATCTTCATCAGTTACCGATTCAGACTTTATCGGATATTGGGACTTTGAAAGTGAAGCACAATCTGATAATACCATGAAGAGTATAGGTTATAATAAGAACCTTGTATCAGGAACTTATGAGATTGAGACAATTTCTCAAGGTAATAACCAATATCAACCACAATCAATCTTGTTTGCACAAGGAGCACCATTTATCTCAGGAACAAATTATCAAATAGAGACGAAACCTATATGGGATATTGATGGTGGTTCTCTTGTCTCGGAATCAGGAGATGGATCTTCTGGAGAAGCTGTGATTGAGTACATTTATGAAGATAAAGGTTTCAATAAAGTATCATTAACATTGGATAATGGTTGGGGTAGTATAACAAAAACAATAAAATTATCATGTTCTTTTGATGGTATTTGGGATGAATATTTAGCGGTGACATCAGCTGACGAAGATATGGGAACTGCTGAAATTATTGAAGGACATACCATAGGAGATTCTAATGATTTTTATGCAGTTATTGGAGCAACCCCAAAAGATGGCTATAAGTTTACAAATTGGACATTAGGTGGTGAGGTAGTATCAACCGATAACCCATATACAATTACTTCAATATCTAATACTGAGTATGTTGCAAACTTTGAAGCTCTACCTCTATATACAATAGGTGTTTCGTCTTCTGATAATACAAAAGGAACAGCAGAATCTTCATCAAATACAAAGTATGAGGGTGAAACTGTTACCCTAACCGCAACCCCAAATGATGGCTATAAATTTACAAACTGGACATTAGGGGGCGAGGTAGTATCAACCGATAACCCATACCAAGCAACTATAACAGCCAATAGCTGGTTTGTTGCAAACTTTGAAGAAGAAGTAAGGTATAAAACAATCGTTCAAACAAATAACGAAGATTGGGGAAGTGTAAACATCAACGGAGAGGACGGTGTAACAGAAAAATGGATATTGGCAGGCAACAGTGTAACCGTCAATGCCATACCTGAGGCAGGATATGAATTTGTAGAGTGGTCAATAGTAATGAGTGGAATGACCTTCCCTGTAGGAGGTGCTTCGGCAAGTTACACCATACCTGAGTTAACAGCTGATATGACACTAAAAGCTACCTTTAGGTTAACTCCTGTTCCTGTAACATCAATAAACCTCAGCGAAAGCACAGTAGAGATACGTCAAGAGAAAGAGCTACAACTAACAGCAACTCTTTTACCTAATAATGCAACAAATAAAGAGGTATTGTGGAGTTCCGAAGATATAGGTATAGCAATTGTAGATCAAAATGGAAATGTAACAGCAGTTAGCGAAGGAACTACTCGAATAATCATATCGGCACAAGATGGCTCAGGGGTAACTGCTGAGTGTGAGGTAACAGTATTGCCTATATTGAAAGGCGACTCAAACGACAACGAAATGGTAACCGTTACCGATGCCGTAAACACCACCAACTATGTAGCAGGTAAAGAGGTATCTGTATTTAACTATAACGCCGCCGATGTTAACAGTGATAGCAATATCACCATAAGTGATGTTTCAGGAACCATAAGCATTGTAATGGCACAACCAATAGAGATGTTATCATTGCAAAGCAGTATAATGAAGAACAGCGTCTCTGATTATCTGTTAACAGACGACTTTGTATTAGAAGGCAACACTCCTCAAGAGGTATCTATAAAAATGGATAACAGCATAAATTATACAGCCTTACAAGCCGATATAACCACAGGCGAAGGATTATCAATATGCGGAATAACATTAGGAGCAAGAGCCGATGCAAGCCATCGTTTGCAAACTTCACAGCTTACATCGTCAACTACCCGTGTAGTAATATACTCACTACAAAACCGCTCATTCAAGAATATTGACGACACATTGATTAATTTGCAAATAGATAGTGAAGAAGGAGCAACTGGAGATATATCTGTAAGCAACATATATGCATCAGACAATCAAGCCCAAGAGTATATATTACAAGCAATAGGCGGAGCAAATATAACCCCTACCTCAATACAAGAAACAGAAAGACAAACAAGTAGCATATATTCTGTAAAAGGAGCTGTTATAATAACAAATTCTGTTAGCAAGAAAGTAAGCATTTACAGCTCAACAGGTATGCTTATAAAAGAACTTTATACACAATCAGAAATAGAGAAGATAGAGTTAAACAAAGGACTTTACATTGTAGTAGTAGGTGAAAAAACAGAAAAAGTAATAGTAGAATAAAAAAATAAAAGAGATGAAAACTTTTTCAAAAATATTAATAGTCCCCATATTGCTTCTTATTGGCGTATCTGGGATAAAGGCTACCGAAAGATTATATATAGAAGAATTCAATATCTCGCCTGGTAATAGTCGTAGTGTAGGAATAGAGTTATCAAACAGTGGAGTATATACAGGCTTTCAGGCAGACATAGAACTGCCCGAAGGCTTAAATCTCACGCTCCAAAATGGCGAAGCCGAAGTAAACTTAAGTAGTAGAGCCGATGCCTCGCATATGTTAGTAAGCAATAGATTAGCTGATGGCACATGGCGTATTGTATGCTTTTCGAGCGAGAATGTTCCTTTTAGCGGAACAGAAGGAGAACTTCTAACTATACGATTGAAAAGTGATGCTCAATTTGCTGGAGGAAGTGTAACCATAAAGAATATACTCTTCACAAATACCAATAATCAAGATGTGGCATTTTTAGAAAATACTACACAAATAGGTATAACCGAAGAGAATAGCCTTTCAACAGAACCCCTTACAATAGAAAACGAGGGTGAATATCCTGTAACAATAAACCTCAAAAACGATACAGAATTCTCCGCTTTTCAGTTTGATATAATACTTCCCGAGGAGTTAAGTGTTGTAGAGAACACATTGGCATTAACATCACGATTAAGTGCAAGCCACAATCTGACACAAACCATAGATGGTAATAAAATCAGAGTATTGGCAATATCAGTTTCTAACGCACCAATAACGGGTAGTAAAGGTGGCATATTAACCTTTAACGTAAAGGCTGAAAAAAATATAGTAGCGCAAGGTGAGATGAAGCTCCAAAACATACTCTTCTCAACCGCAAACGCCAA
This genomic stretch from Bacteroidales bacterium harbors:
- a CDS encoding Ig-like domain-containing protein, translated to IRYKVVSGSGTIALTTSTEAAPTTEVAATIVSNAEAEDEWKVKEIKVASRGGLKLNEQTLAQLGLRFTNTTSDFKVLIGEISLTRGTSIAPGGMPAIVSSKTMARNYKGVDVKVVFDMTAHDKNSSGRQSYQSIYNSDVNTWFYKIYTQQEGADTILCTATTSWAAYVVGAPYDLEKGGRIRVGVSAVSLDGESESTIRWSSYMDVPENQTVEGFSIDKPIIKAGEKFTVAFDDPTHAAATWVIKASDNDAVKYSTTANKFTTSLSEEGIYDLYLTMNGVTEIYRGKIQISPAEVGALPQINQIKINGEEVNTDEIICLGTPKEITISYTGSESTTIAPSRGLALCEKAFGIPTEQLGFNDYTPFTLTFWINFNSFNHEQDGTQFLNIRSAADSWPASDWGYIWSTITVQDQRDDAGNNKYNEGNLMFHYRNSNYVGVPVPTSTEFVFKPQTWYHVAMICGYENTRRTFSLYINGKLVGGEVAEEALYPWKSSNVIMIGGRAFNRAAIDGTLDEVRLYKKALTASEVKGSMQHQSSSVTDSDFIGYWDFESEAQSDNTMKSIGYNKNLVSGTYEIETISQGNNQYQPQSILFAQGAPFISGTNYQIETKPIWDIDGGSLVSESGDGSSGEAVIEYIYEDKGFNKVSLTLDNGWGSITKTIKLSCSFDGIWDEYLAVTSADEDMGTAEIIEGHTIGDSNDFYAVIGATPKDGYKFTNWTLGGEVVSTDNPYTITSISNTEYVANFEALPLYTIGVSSSDNTKGTAESSSNTKYEGETVTLTATPNDGYKFTNWTLGGEVVSTDNPYQATITANSWFVANFEEEVRYKTIVQTNNEDWGSVNINGEDGVTEKWILAGNSVTVNAIPEAGYEFVEWSIVMSGMTFPVGGASASYTIPELTADMTLKATFRLTPVPVTSINLSESTVEIRQEKELQLTATLLPNNATNKEVLWSSEDIGIAIVDQNGNVTAVSEGTTRIIISAQDGSGVTAECEVTVLPILKGDSNDNEMVTVTDAVNTTNYVAGKEVSVFNYNAADVNSDSNITISDVSGTISIVMAQPIEMLSLQSSIMKNSVSDYLLTDDFVLEGNTPQEVSIKMDNSINYTALQADITTGEGLSICGITLGARADASHRLQTSQLTSSTTRVVIYSLQNRSFKNIDDTLINLQIDSEEGATGDISVSNIYASDNQAQEYILQAIGGANITPTSIQETERQTSSIYSVKGAVIITNSVSKKVSIYSSTGMLIKELYTQSEIEKIELNKGLYIVVVGEKTEKVIVE